The stretch of DNA AAATTGGGCAACCTTATCCGCACTATAACCCTTGGCTAAACAACCAAGATCAATCTTCATTCCTTTTTGTTTTAAAAACACAGTGGAAGTGGAAGAATCTAACTCGATATAATGAGGATTGATTAAAGGTAGCACCGACTCAATTTCTTGAGGCTGGGCGACCTTGGCATCTGAAAAACCGATACGCCAGGTTTGAATTAAGGGACCAATGCTGATGTTGAGATGACTAGAGGGCGCTAGGCTATGTTCTAATCCAAGTGAAATCAGCTCAAACAGGTTTGGATGAACTTTGACTGGAGTTATTCCAGCTTGATGATTGATTTCCATCAACTCCGATTCTTGGCTATTGGCATTGAAACGGCATTCAAGTTCTTTGAGCAAACCAAAGGATTTTTGGAGCAAGCTATCGGCTCGCTCATCTACTAATGAAATAGTGATAGTAGTCCCCATTAGGCGTTCGGAATGTGAACTAAGAGGCAAGCTACCAACTCCTTTCTCTTATGAAAAGAAGGCTGCAATATAGTAAATTTATATTAAATTTAACCCCTTACATTTTCTTTCCATGATACTAGCATACCATAAAGTCAGCGTTTTCACAAATAAAATTTGTAAACTTGTCAAGAAATATGCTCAGAAAATAAAGAGTAATTGTAAGAAAGGCTGATAAAATACAGATTATTTACATTTTTTTACAAAAAAATCGGGAAAATTAGCTAAACTCTTGTAAACGCTAACAGTAAATGTTATACTAGAAGGGTAAATTTAAAATTAAAGGTAGGAATTTTTCTATGAGTAAAATCGTTGTAGTTGGTGCTAACCACGCTGGTACAGCATGTATTAATACTATGTTGGATAATTTTGGTAATGAGAACGAAATTGTTGTATTCGACCAAAACTCTAACATCTCTTTCCTAGGATGTGGAATGGCCCTTTGGATTGGTGAACAAATTGACGGTGCTGAAGGCTTGTTCTATTCTGATAAAGAAAAATTGGAAGCTAAAGGTGCTAAGGTTTACATGAACTCACCAGTTCTTTCAATCGACTATGATAACAAAGTAGTTACAGCAGAAGTTGAAGGGAAAGAGCACAAAGAATCATACGAGAAATTGATTTTCGCTACAGGTTCTACACCAATCTTGCCACCAATCGAAGGTGTTGAAATTGTTAAAGGAAACCGCGAATTTAAAGCAACTCTTGAAAACGTACAATTCGTGAAATTGTACCAAAATGCTGAAGAAGTTATCAATAAACTTGCTGACAAGAGCCAACACCTCGACCGTATCGCCGTTGTTGGTGGTGGTTACATCGGTGTTGAACTTGCTGAAGCCTTTGAGCGTCTTGGAAAAGAAGTTGTCCTTGTTGATATCGTTGATACTGTTTTGAACGGTTACTATGACAGAGACTTCACACAAATGATGGCGAAGAACTTGGAAGACCACAACATTCGCTTGGCTCTTGGTCAAACTGTTAAAGCAATCGAGGGTGACGGTAAAGTTGAACGCTTGATTACTGATAAAGAAACTTTCGATGTGGATATGGTTATCCTTGCAGTTGGTTTCCGTCCAAATACTGCTCTTGCTGATGGTAAGATTGAACTCTTCCGTAACGGTGCTTTCCTTGTAAACAAGAAACAAGAAACTTCACTTCCTGGTGTATTTGCTGTTGGAGACTGTGCGACTGTTTATGACAACGCTCGTAAAGATACAAGCTACATCGCACTTGCTTCAAACGCAGTTCGTACTGGTATTGTTGGTGCTTACAATGCTTGTGGACATGAATTGGAAGGAATCGGTGTTCAAGGTTCAAACGGTATCTCAATCTACGGTCTTCACATGGTTTCAACTGGTTTGACTCTTGAAAAAGCTAAAGCTGCTGGTTACAACGCAACTGAAACAGGCTTTAACGATCTTCAAAAACCAGAATTCATGAAACATGATAACCATGAAGTAGCCATCAAGATTGTCTTTGACAAAGATAGTCGTGAAATTCTTGGTGCACAAATGGTTTCACATGACCCTGCGATTAGTATGGGAATTCACATGTTCTCACTTGCTATTCAAGAGCATGTGACAATTGATAAATTGGCATTGACAGACCTATTCTTCTTGCCACACTTCAACAAACCATACAACTACATCACAATGGCTGCACTTACAGCTGAAAAATAAAAATGAATGAGCTATCTGGCCTTAAGTTAAGGCCAGATAGTTTTTTAACCATTCTGTACCCACACAATTATGTTTTTTTTATCTTGTGATTCATTCTAATCTAACATAAAATGAAATGGTAGCTACCAATACAAACAATGAGGATAAAGAAATGACTGAAAATCGTTATGAACTAAATAAAAACTTGGCACAGATGCTCAAAGGTGGGGTTATCATGGACGTTCAGAACCCTGAACAAGCCCGTATCGCTGAAGCTGCTGGTGCGGCAGCTGTTATGGCCTTGGAGAGGATTCCGGCTGATATTCGTGCAGTTGGTGGGGTTTCCCGCATGAGTGATCCAAAGATGATTAAGGAAATCCAAGAAGCAGTCAGCATTCCAGTAATGGCCAAGGTCAGAATCGGGCACTTTGTTGAAGCTCAGATTTTAGAGGCTATTGAAATTGACTATATCGATGAGAGTGAGGTTTTATCTCCAGCTGATGACCGTTTCCATGTGGACAAAAAAGAATTCCAAGTTCCTTTTGTCTGTGGGGCTAAGGACTTGGGTGAAGCCTTGCGTCGTATCGCTGAAGGTGCTTCTATGATTCGTACAAAAGGAGAACCAGGGACAGGAGACATTGTTCAAGCTGTTCGTCATATGCGTATGATGAATCAGGAAATTCGCCGCATTCAAAACCTACGTGAGGACGAACTTTATGTTGCCGCCAAGGACTTACAAGTCCCTGTAGAATTGGTTCAATACGTCCATGAACATGGGAAATTGCCAGTTGTAAATTTCGCTGCTGGAGGTGTTGCAACGCCAGCAGATGCTGCGCTGATGATGCAATTAGGGGCAGAGGGTGTCTTTGTCGGTTCAGGTATTTTCAAGTCAGGAGATCCTGTTAAACGAGCGAGTGCCATTGTCAAAGCGGTAACTAATTTCCGAAATCCTCAGATCCTAGCTCAAATCTCTGAAGATCTAGGAGAAGCCATGGTTGGTATCAATGAAAATGAGATCCAAATCCTCATGGCTGAGCGAGGAAAATAGATGAAAATCGGAATATTGGCCTTGCAAGGGGCCTTTGCAGAACATGCAAAAGTGCTAGATCAATTAGGTGTCGAGAGTGTTGAAATCAGAAATTTAGATGATTTTCAACAATATCAGAGTGACTTGGCGGGTTTGATACTACCTGGTGGGGAATCTACAACCATGGGCAAGCTCTTACGTGAGCAGGACATGCTGATTCCCATTCGAGAAACCATACTTTCTGGACTTCCCGTTTTTGGTACTTGCGCAGGCTTGATTCTCTTAGCTAAGGAAATTACTTCTCAGGAAGAGAGTCATCTAAGAACTATGGATATGGTGGTCGAGCGCAATGCCTATGGGCGCCAATTAGGAAGTTTCTACACGGAAGCAGAATGTAAGGGAGTCGGTCAGATTCCAATGACTTTTATTCGCGGTCCGATTATCAGTAGTGTTGGAGAAGATGTAGAAATTCTAGCAACAGTTGAAGATCAAATCGTTGCAGCCCAAGAAAAAAATATGCTGGTAACTTCTTTTCATCCAGAATTGACTGATGATGTGCGCTTGCACCAGTACTTTATCAATATGTGTAAAGAAAAAAGTTGAGATTGAATTTCTCAACTTTTTTACATGTAATAAACAATAGCGATGTATTGGAGTGCGGACGCAGCTAGGATAAAGAGATGCCAAATCATGTGGAAATAAGGTTTTTTCTTGGCGTAAAATCCAGCCCCAACTGTATAACAGAGTCCGCCAGTTACCATGAGACTCCAGAAAATTGGTGTCGTTTGACTGATGATGGCAGGAATGATAGTTAGAACCAACCAGCCCATAATCAGGTAAAGAGCAAGGCTGAATTTCTCATTGACTTTTTTAGCAAAGATTTTATAGAGAATACCAAAGATGGTCGTTCCCCACTGGATGGCAATAATTAGATAGCCAAACCAGTTATTCATCAAGGTTAAGACGACTGGCGTATAAGAGCCTGCGATAGCCACATAAATCATAGAATGGTCAATAATTCGCAAGACGTATTTGTGGGTCGAACCATAGGCCATAGAGTGGTAAATGGTGGATGAGAGGAACATGAGAAAGAGACTGATGACGAAAATGGAAACGCCGATAGAGGATAAAAATCCGTGTGCTTCGTAACTATAGGTGGATGAAATAGGGAGTAAGATGAGCATTGTGACTGCACCTACGGCATGGGTCACGCTATTAGCAATCTCCTCTCCAAAACTGAGTTGTTTGCTGAGTTTAAGACTAGTGTTCATTGGATTACCTCCTCTTGAGTATGATCGATTAAGTCTAGAGTTTGGTGATAGAGTTTAACGGTTTGGCAGCTGGTTTGGATAATGGGGTTAGCTGGATCAATTCCTTGGTTCATGTAGTTTACAAAAGCATCGTAGAGTTGGTCTGAACTTGCTTGAGTTTGTAGAGTATTCAGTGTCTGTGCTATTTCTTGAATAGAAAATACAGACTTGAGGGTTGTGATAGCAATCAAACGTGCAATCTGTTGGCGTTGGTATTTTTTCTTGTCAGGCTTTGTCAGGTAACCATGTTTGACATAGTTATTGACCATAGATGCTGTCAGGCCCTTGTCTTTATCAGGATTGATAGGGGCGCAGACCTGATTGACATAAAGCAAAACCTGGTCCAGATAGAGGTCAATATTTGGAATTTCTGCCCATTTGGGGTAGGAAAAATCAGTTTTCATTTCCGACTCCTTTTTATCTAGTTTTGATAACTAGATTATAAAATAATAAAAATAGAAAGTCAAGTTTTAACTGCTTGTGAAAAGGCTTAAATTATGCTATGATGGGAGAAACTAGTCAGAAAAGAGGAGAAAAGATGGAAATTCGTTTAGCTTTTCCAAATGAAGTAGATGCCATCATGCAGGTGATGGAGGATGCTAAAAAATGTTTAGCAGATGCTGGTAGTGACCAGTGGCAAAATGGCTATCCAAATGCTGATATTATTATTGAAGATATTATCTCAGGTCAAGCCTATGTAGCCTTGGAAGAGGGTAAACTACTAGCTTATGCAGCTGTTACCAAGAGTCCAGAGGCAGTCTATGAAGCCATTTATGAAGGAAAATGGCAAGCTGGAGAGTCAGAGCACCTAGTCTTTCACCGTATTGCTGTGGCTGCAGATGTGCAGGGACAAGGAGTTGCTCAAACCTTCTTAGAGGGCTTGATTGAAGGTTTTGACTATCTTGATTTTCGTTCAGATACGCATGCTGAAAACAAGGTTATGCAACATATTTTTGAAAAGCTTGGATTTAAACAGGTCGGAAAAGTTCCAGTTGATGGTGAACGCTTGGCCTATCAAAAATTGAAGAAATAATGCAAAAGAAGTACGTAAAAACACTCTATTCTTCGCCAATTGGCTCCCTTTCCCTCGTAGCTGATGACTATCATTTGTATGGAATTTGGGTGCAGGAGCAGAAGCATTTTGAGATGGGACTAGGAGATGAGACGATAGAAGCAGTTGTTAGTCATCCCATTTTAGACCCAGTTATTGCTTGCTTAG from Streptococcus mitis encodes:
- a CDS encoding FAD:protein FMN transferase is translated as MPLSSHSERLMGTTITISLVDERADSLLQKSFGLLKELECRFNANSQESELMEINHQAGITPVKVHPNLFELISLGLEHSLAPSSHLNISIGPLIQTWRIGFSDAKVAQPQEIESVLPLINPHYIELDSSTSTVFLKQKGMKIDLGCLAKGYSADKVAQFLREEGVTSALINLGGNILTIGKNQARGNQPWQIGIQDPANPRGNHLMTIPIVNKSVVTSGIYERHLTVDGKDYHHIFDSQTGYPVETELASLTIISDKSVDGEIWTTRLFGERPASILWQVESLEGIEAILIDKEGHLSCSSGIPTL
- the nox gene encoding H2O-forming NADH oxidase; translated protein: MSKIVVVGANHAGTACINTMLDNFGNENEIVVFDQNSNISFLGCGMALWIGEQIDGAEGLFYSDKEKLEAKGAKVYMNSPVLSIDYDNKVVTAEVEGKEHKESYEKLIFATGSTPILPPIEGVEIVKGNREFKATLENVQFVKLYQNAEEVINKLADKSQHLDRIAVVGGGYIGVELAEAFERLGKEVVLVDIVDTVLNGYYDRDFTQMMAKNLEDHNIRLALGQTVKAIEGDGKVERLITDKETFDVDMVILAVGFRPNTALADGKIELFRNGAFLVNKKQETSLPGVFAVGDCATVYDNARKDTSYIALASNAVRTGIVGAYNACGHELEGIGVQGSNGISIYGLHMVSTGLTLEKAKAAGYNATETGFNDLQKPEFMKHDNHEVAIKIVFDKDSREILGAQMVSHDPAISMGIHMFSLAIQEHVTIDKLALTDLFFLPHFNKPYNYITMAALTAEK
- the pdxS gene encoding pyridoxal 5'-phosphate synthase lyase subunit PdxS, yielding MTENRYELNKNLAQMLKGGVIMDVQNPEQARIAEAAGAAAVMALERIPADIRAVGGVSRMSDPKMIKEIQEAVSIPVMAKVRIGHFVEAQILEAIEIDYIDESEVLSPADDRFHVDKKEFQVPFVCGAKDLGEALRRIAEGASMIRTKGEPGTGDIVQAVRHMRMMNQEIRRIQNLREDELYVAAKDLQVPVELVQYVHEHGKLPVVNFAAGGVATPADAALMMQLGAEGVFVGSGIFKSGDPVKRASAIVKAVTNFRNPQILAQISEDLGEAMVGINENEIQILMAERGK
- the pdxT gene encoding pyridoxal 5'-phosphate synthase glutaminase subunit PdxT, whose protein sequence is MKIGILALQGAFAEHAKVLDQLGVESVEIRNLDDFQQYQSDLAGLILPGGESTTMGKLLREQDMLIPIRETILSGLPVFGTCAGLILLAKEITSQEESHLRTMDMVVERNAYGRQLGSFYTEAECKGVGQIPMTFIRGPIISSVGEDVEILATVEDQIVAAQEKNMLVTSFHPELTDDVRLHQYFINMCKEKS
- the trhA gene encoding PAQR family membrane homeostasis protein TrhA gives rise to the protein MNTSLKLSKQLSFGEEIANSVTHAVGAVTMLILLPISSTYSYEAHGFLSSIGVSIFVISLFLMFLSSTIYHSMAYGSTHKYVLRIIDHSMIYVAIAGSYTPVVLTLMNNWFGYLIIAIQWGTTIFGILYKIFAKKVNEKFSLALYLIMGWLVLTIIPAIISQTTPIFWSLMVTGGLCYTVGAGFYAKKKPYFHMIWHLFILAASALQYIAIVYYM
- a CDS encoding DUF1836 domain-containing protein; translation: MKTDFSYPKWAEIPNIDLYLDQVLLYVNQVCAPINPDKDKGLTASMVNNYVKHGYLTKPDKKKYQRQQIARLIAITTLKSVFSIQEIAQTLNTLQTQASSDQLYDAFVNYMNQGIDPANPIIQTSCQTVKLYHQTLDLIDHTQEEVIQ
- a CDS encoding GNAT family N-acetyltransferase — protein: MEIRLAFPNEVDAIMQVMEDAKKCLADAGSDQWQNGYPNADIIIEDIISGQAYVALEEGKLLAYAAVTKSPEAVYEAIYEGKWQAGESEHLVFHRIAVAADVQGQGVAQTFLEGLIEGFDYLDFRSDTHAENKVMQHIFEKLGFKQVGKVPVDGERLAYQKLKK